The Cygnus olor isolate bCygOlo1 chromosome 22, bCygOlo1.pri.v2, whole genome shotgun sequence DNA window CTGCTGGAGCTCCTGGTACtgcgggggggccggggagggctggggacgGAGCCATGGATGTGCTGTGAGGTCCTGGGGGCTGCGGGTCCTCGGGGCTGAGGGTCCCTGTCGCATCCCCACCTGGCACCAGGGCTGCCTGGCCGCATCCTGCCCTCCTCGACGGGGGCAGAGCAATTCTTGGGGACACTCCTGTGCCCTGGCCAGACGCCCGCAGGATGCCCAAGGCCTCGCCACCCTGTGCAGGCCCGCCCTGGCTCGCtttgctccccagcagcccccccggcaCACACCGCAGCCATCGCGTGGCCTGTCCCTGCCGCTCGGgtcccccccgtgcccccagccccgcagagccccgCTCGTCCCGTCCCAGCGGTGAGCGCAGGGGAAAGCCAGCCATGAAGTCAGGGCAGAAAACCTCGGCGAGCGCCTGCCTATAAAAGGACTTACTCCATCAGAGCCCGGGGCCCcgcttcctccctgccccaaaaCTGCCGGGGCTGAGGCACGCGGGGAATGCTCCGGCACGGGCCTTAGTCACCACTTTTCGGAGTCTTTCCCCAAATATGGTGCCGGGGCTGGAGTCAGGGTGCGCTGCGGGGCTGGCGCGCCCCGcgagggagggatggggggcTGGCCGCGGGCTGGCTGACATCACTGTCCCGGCACCGGCCTTTTAGCTCGGCGTCGGCCTCCTAACTGTGCAGAGCGCCGGCTCCCGCGCAGAGCATCGCCCCTCGCCTCCGTCAGCAGCCGCTCGTGAGTCCTGctgcggggggggtgggggggggtggcgggcACGGAGGGTGCCCCGCTCGGGATGCCAGCCCCTGGGACATGGGGATGCTGCTCCCCGGGATGGGATCGTGCTCCCCGGATTGGGATGCTGCTCGCTGGGATGGGGTCCTGCTCCCCAGATTGGGTCCTGCTCCCCGGGATGGGGTTGCTGCTCCCCGGATTGGGATGCTGCTCCCTGGGATGGGGTCGTGCTCCCCGGATTGGGATGCTGCTCTCTGGATTGGGATGCTGCTCCCCAAATTGGGATGCTGCTCCCTAAATTGGGATGCTGCTCCCCAAATTGGGATGCTGCTCCCTGGGATGGGATCATGCTCCCCAGATCGGGAGGCTGCTCCCCGGGTCAGGGTCCCGCTCCCACGGGGAGGGATGCAGTTCCATGGGCTGGGGACACTGCCCATGGTGCGCTGCTGCCCCTGGTCCTCAGCACCGCGTTGCCACCGGGGCTCCGCGGCTCacgggagcagagctggggcgGGCgctggctctgcccagccctggggcactCGGGGAGCACtcggagcagccccagccccccgtTACTGCGTTCCTGCGGGAAGGGGCGCAGCCCAGTGCGGGGGCGAtgagggcaggaggtgggcaCGGGCTGGCGGTCAGTGCCCCGTGGCCAGGCGAGCTGTGACGGCCGAGCGGCGCTGCCTGCGGCATCGGGGACGTGCCCGGGACTGGGCACAGCCTGTCGGGGGACTCATGCAGTACTGCTGCCTGaaccccggggctgggggctccccgccccgctggcagcagccaggctcgGCGTTACCGCACCCAGCCCTGCCGCatcctggggctgtgctgccggAGCCGGGCTGCATCTGCCCGGTGCGCGGGGCGAGCCGGTGGCCGGGGAGCTCAGGGGACGCGGGCACGCAGCTCCTCCACGGCTCAGCCCCGGCACTCGGCTGGCTCAAACCCAACCAGGAGCCGTGTGGGGAGGAGCGAGGCCGCCTCGGCGGGGGGCTTGGCTGCCGGCTCCCCACCACCTCTCCCCGCTGGCACCCTTCCTGGCACCCTCCGGTGCTGCCCGCCCCGGTCACCGCCGTCCCTGCCCGCACCATGTCCTTACAAGGGCACGGGCACGGCTCCTGGGGACTGGCCTCCTGGCACGGGCATGGGGACACGGAGAGCCGTGGCCACCCCACGGCACCCCGCTGTGCCCcaggcacccagccctgctgcccagagccctcCGCTCTCCAGTCGTGCCGGTTCCTTCCCGGGCACTTTCCGGGCAGTGCGGCTGCTCCAGGCGCACCACGGCCACCGGCTGCTTGATGCCGGGGACGTTGGCACCCTTGGGACCTGCTGGTGGCTGAGCAGGCTGAGCAGGTGCTGCGCACCCTGAGCTGGAGAGCAGGGACAAAGCACCTCTGCCGGGATGGGAACCGTCTGTCTGGGCACACCGCAAGGATCGCGGCCGTGTGCTCATTTCTGGATGTGCCGTTTGGCATCGAACAGCACCTGCTTGGCAcggggagagcaggaggtggaTGCCACGGGGTGCCCTGTGCTGGGCGAGGGGGAGGCAGCACCCCCGCAGCCTCACATgccccccctcctgccccaggtcTCCCGCCCGCCGCAGTCATGGCCAACAAGGGCCCGGCGTACGGCATGAGCAGGGACGTCCAGTCCAAGATCGAGAAGAAGTACGACGACGAGCTGGAGGACCGCCTGGTGGAGTGGATCGTGGCGCAGTGCGGGGCCAGCGTGGGCCGTCCCGACCGGGGCCGCCTGGGCTTCCAGGTCTGGCTGAAGAACGGCATCGTAAGTGCGGGGCCGGACGGGTGGGAGCGGTGCTGTGCGGTGCCGTGCGGTGTTGTGCGGCGCTGTGCGGCAAGCtcagcctccctctgcccgcAGGTCCTCAGCCGGCTGGTGAACAGCCTCTACCCCGACGGCTCCAAGCCCGTCAAGATCCCCGACAGCCCCCCCACCATGGTCTTCAAGCAGATGGAGCAGATCGCCCAGTTCCTCAAGGCGGCCGAGGACTACGGCGTGGTGAAGACAGACATCTTCCAGACCGTCGACCTCTTTGAaggtgtgctggggggggggctgcgggcggggggctgcaggcgggGGGGCTACaagggggccggggctgccagcaccatgCCAGCGCTCACACTCTGCTGTCCTTCGGCAGCCAAGGACATGGCGGCGGTGCAGAGGACGCTGAtggccctggggagcctggcGGTGACCAAGAACGACGGGAACTACCACGGGGACCCCAACTGGTTCATGAAGTAAGTGGGGGACCCTTGCGCCCCCGCCCCCTGCCTGCCAGCTCCCCCCAAGACCCGGCTGGGTCTGGCGCCGTCCCCTTCCCGCTGCCCAGCGGCAGCCCCGGGAGGTTTCGGTCCCTTCTTGGGtgccccagggagcagagggctggggctACGGCCCTGGGGAGGGGAATGGGGGGAATTCCAATGCCAGGGCGAGGATCCAAGGATccggcagctgggggggggggggtggaggggtgggtGCCGCATGGCCTCTCCCTCCGCCCCGCAGGAAGGCGCAGGAGCACAAGCGGGAGTTCACCGAGAGCCAGCTGAAGGAGGGCAAGAACGTCATCGGCTTACAGATGGGGAGCAACAAGGGCGCATCACAGGCGGGGATGAGCTACGGCCGGCCCCGGCAGATCATCAGCTAGGCAgccccccgcctcccccagccccagccaggacCTCCGTCTTcgctccctccagccccgcgTGCCGCAGCTGCTGGGGCGCCGGCGACTCCAGCCGCCCCCCACCGattggtatttatttaaaaccaaaagccAGCCAGCCCAAACGACCCCTCCGGCGCCACGACCGGCACCGAGCCGCAGCCCAGCCGTGCCCCGCCGCGCTCGCTCCGGCTCCCGCTCCCGGGcggcctctcctctcctcctctcctctccggCCTCGCACGCTCCCCGCTTCACTCCTGCGAGCCCCGCCGCCAGCTGGTCCCGTCCCCCCTGCGCCCAGCCGCGCTCGCGGGCACCCGCGGGTGCCCCGTGGCCCTTCCCCGGGGAGGGCGCGCGCCCCAGCACCCGGAGCCACCCTGCCCGCCCGCCACCCCGCACCAGCCAAGCGCCACTCTCGCAGAGATCCTTGCgaatggggagaaaagaaaattggcCTCGGTTTTGTACTTCGTTTTTGTCAAAATTAAAAGGTTATTCATCTAGCGCCGCGTGCCGAGGTTTCCTCCTGCCCGCCGCCTCGCGCCCGGTCCCGCGGGCACAGCCTGCGGGCGCGCCAGGAAAGCCGAAGCCCCGGAGACGTGGATGGTGcagaccgggggggggg harbors:
- the LOC121058525 gene encoding uncharacterized protein LOC121058525 isoform X1, with translation MPAPGTWGCCSPGWGPAPRDGVAAPRIGMLLPGMGSCSPDWDAALWIGMLLPKLGCCSLNWDAAPQIGMLLPGMGSCSPDREAAPRVRVPLPRGGMQFHGLGTLPMVRCCPWSSAPRCHRGSAAHGSRAGAGAGSAQPWGTRGALGAAPAPRYCVPAGRGAAQCGGDEGRRWARAGGQCPVARRAVTAERRCLRHRGRARDWAQPVGGLMQYCCLNPGAGGSPPRWQQPGSALPHPALPHPGAVLPEPGCICPVRGASRWPGSSGDAGTQLLHGSAPALGWLKPNQEPCGEERGRLGGGLGCRLPTTSPRWHPSWHPPVLPAPVTAVPARTMSLQGHGHGSWGLASWHGHGDTESRGHPTAPRCAPGTQPCCPEPSALQSCRFLPGHFPGSAAAPGAPRPPAA
- the LOC121058525 gene encoding uncharacterized protein LOC121058525 isoform X2 codes for the protein MGMLLPGMGSCSPGWGCCSPDWDAAPWDGVVLPGLGCCSLDWDAAPQIGMLLPKLGCCSPNWDAAPRVRVPLPRGGMQFHGLGTLPMVRCCPWSSAPRCHRGSAAHGSRAGAGAGSAQPWGTRGALGAAPAPRYCVPAGRGAAQCGGDEGRRWARAGGQCPVARRAVTAERRCLRHRGRARDWAQPVGGLMQYCCLNPGAGGSPPRWQQPGSALPHPALPHPGAVLPEPGCICPVRGASRWPGSSGDAGTQLLHGSAPALGWLKPNQEPCGEERGRLGGGLGCRLPTTSPRWHPSWHPPVLPAPVTAVPARTMSLQGHGHGSWGLASWHGHGDTESRGHPTAPRCAPGTQPCCPEPSALQSCRFLPGHFPGSAAAPGAPRPPAA
- the LOC121058525 gene encoding uncharacterized protein LOC121058525 isoform X3 yields the protein MLLPKLGCCSPNWDAAPRVRVPLPRGGMQFHGLGTLPMVRCCPWSSAPRCHRGSAAHGSRAGAGAGSAQPWGTRGALGAAPAPRYCVPAGRGAAQCGGDEGRRWARAGGQCPVARRAVTAERRCLRHRGRARDWAQPVGGLMQYCCLNPGAGGSPPRWQQPGSALPHPALPHPGAVLPEPGCICPVRGASRWPGSSGDAGTQLLHGSAPALGWLKPNQEPCGEERGRLGGGLGCRLPTTSPRWHPSWHPPVLPAPVTAVPARTMSLQGHGHGSWGLASWHGHGDTESRGHPTAPRCAPGTQPCCPEPSALQSCRFLPGHFPGSAAAPGAPRPPAA
- the TAGLN gene encoding transgelin; this encodes MANKGPAYGMSRDVQSKIEKKYDDELEDRLVEWIVAQCGASVGRPDRGRLGFQVWLKNGIVLSRLVNSLYPDGSKPVKIPDSPPTMVFKQMEQIAQFLKAAEDYGVVKTDIFQTVDLFEAKDMAAVQRTLMALGSLAVTKNDGNYHGDPNWFMKKAQEHKREFTESQLKEGKNVIGLQMGSNKGASQAGMSYGRPRQIIS